Part of the Chitinispirillales bacterium ANBcel5 genome is shown below.
CCAAGATAGCCAAGCTCTACCAGCGGTTCTATATTCTGCCGAACCTGCGTTTCACTCCAGCCGGTCTCCTGACGAAGCTCCTTGCGCGTAAACGGTATCTCAAACAAAAAAAATTCTTTACTTTCATCAAGCTCCTTCATCTGTTTGTGTTTGGTGGTCACAAGTTTAACTATTTCAGAAAGGAGCTTGCGCCCTGTCGGGCTTACATCATCCACATTGCGGGTAAACACAAGTCTTCCAAGCTCAAGTGCAAGATCGATGTCCCGCTGTGTTGCCTGCACATATTCCACTTTGGAGCCGTCTACCCTGCGAAGTGTACCAGTTTTTCTCTGGTACTGATGGAGCAGTGTTATAGCTTTAACCAGTGATATAAACTTCTTCTGCTCCCTTCGCATCTGAAGCCGTGCAAAAGGCCAGGTAAAACGGAGATCATCGGGGAACGTTATCGTAAGAGGTTTAAGCATTCGCTGCATGTTGTGGTGTAGTTTACAAATACTCTCTTCATCAAAGCTCATTGTGTACCAGCTATGGCTGTTCTTTGTAATCTGTGCCTGAAGGATACTCTTCGTCTGCTCAGGGGTCTCATCTATGGTAAGAAGTAAAAACCGCTGTTTCGTTTCATCATCGAGGCCATTGGGGTTAGTGGTGGACACCATCACCACCACAGGCCCGTAAACGGTGTATTCCTCAACTGAGAACTTTCCGGTCTTGGCATCAGTGCGGGTTGCAGAAACGCTTAGTTTCTGAGAAGATATAAGTGTCTTTACCGAGTACATTGCAGGCTGCATCCCTTCATCCTCTTCTACGGCAAGAACTTTATGCTTGAGAGCGTTTTCGTCTCTGTAGAAGAGTGATTGTCCGGTAATGCGCGTATACTGGATTACCGATTCCGGGGGTATAAATCTGCACACCGCTTCCTGAAGGCCTGTTTTGCCTGCACCGCTACGGCTTAAAACAAGTACTGCAAGCGGATCGGACTGGAGCCGTGACACTGAGGCAATATAGCACAGAAGTTTGTTTGTCTTTTCACCGATATAGCCTATGGCATTGAAGTCTTCAACGATTCTTTTAAGCAGATCTTTACTTTTAAGCGTTTCGAGAGCTTCATTTTTATCCTCTTCACTCATCTGGACTGGGGCACTACCACTGCCACGCTCTTTCATGGAGACCCGCTCCGCTTCGAGTGCAGATATAAGACTGCTCAGCTCTGCCATCACTGCACCCTGCTGAACTTTGAGATATTTAGTGCAGTTCTCTGCAAAGCCCTCACGGGATCGGCTGTAGTAGAGGTCAAGTGTATCGATCTGGAAGTTCGATGGCTCATCCTCTTTATATGCCTTGAGATTAACACGAAGGCGGTCCAGGTTATAGGGGTTGAGGCCGGTTACGCGGTAAGTCAGGATATCACCACGGAAGTAGTGACCATCACTACCCTGAGCAAGTCTGCAGGGCTTTTCTGTTTTGGATTCTGGCACGGGCTGCGCTCCTTTGTTCTTTATCCGCCATAGCTTGCGCGAAGGCGGAATTTTCACCATCCACGCTTCGACGCTGCTGCTCAGCGCAAGTGAGACGGCGTATAAGTGAGAGGCTTTCCCGAAAGGAGCGCATATCAAGTTTCACCGGGCCGGTAAGATAGGCCTGGCGAAGTTCACGGCAGCGGTCACCGATAAACACAAACGATACCCTGCGGCGGCCATTATGCTCCAGGTGATCGAGTGAGCACCCGACGCTGTGAAGAAAAGCTGCAAGATATAAATCGTTGGTGATAATGGATTGGGAAGCTGCAGTAAGGTATTTTTCATACATGGATGCGCCTCCTTTCAGGCGTTTATCTTCAGGGCCGACCGGTTGAACTTTGGTAGAGGACACCGGTTGGCCTTTTTTGCTGGGTTTAAAAAAGCTGTCAATAGCATTTTATTCAATGCATAAAAGATACTATATATTTCATCTTTTCTACAAGGGCTTTTTATTTTTACAGTATGAAGAAGAAAAAGCCTGGCCCAAAAAGGGGCACAAAACATTCTGATATAAAGCGTTCGCCATTAGGTCAGCGGCTTTTCGATGCAAGAAAGGTTCGCGGCATCACCCAACAAGAGCTTGCAAATAAACTTGGGATCACCAAACGGATGGTTGCAAACTATGAAGGTAATTCTGAAGGACCATCGGTTGAACGACTTGAAGACATAGCTAAAGCTCTTAACGTAACTGTTAGCTACCTACTGGGCGAGAGCACTCTGAAAACAGTTAAGGAAGATATATCACCAAATATCCGCAAACATATTGAAGTTCTTAAGGAACTCCCCCAGAAGGACCAAAAGAAAGTTTTGGAATACGCTGAGCTGCTCAAGACCTGCAAAAAAGATATCCAGTGAGATTTTACCTGAGAAAACTCCAAAGATAGAAACTGGTGGTAGCCGGACGCCCTGGGACGTTCGGGTAAACA
Proteins encoded:
- a CDS encoding helix-turn-helix transcriptional regulator encodes the protein MKKKKPGPKRGTKHSDIKRSPLGQRLFDARKVRGITQQELANKLGITKRMVANYEGNSEGPSVERLEDIAKALNVTVSYLLGESTLKTVKEDISPNIRKHIEVLKELPQKDQKKVLEYAELLKTCKKDIQ